In the Halococcus hamelinensis 100A6 genome, ACAGGACTTTTGCTTTATCTACAAGTTCAGGCAGCGCTTCGCCGTCGTCGCCGATGAAATAGCCGCCAGACTCGAGATCGACCGCGCTCCCCTCGAGGAGTACCGGGACGAGGGGATGTTCCTACAGGACCTGTCCTGCTGCGAACCGGACATCTGTGACTGCTAACCGTGACACGAGATACCCCAATCGACGATGGAGCCGAGCGACCGAACGACGGGGACGACGACCGACACGTATGCTGGATGACCGGCCGTGAACAGGGTCTCGTCGGCAAGTACGACATCTGGCTCTGTCGACAGTCGTTCCGCGAACTCGCACCAAAGATGGGGTTCGAAAAGTATGAGTGATGGATCGACGCGGTCGGGCGATGGCCCGTCGGCGGCGAGCGGTGAGAAAGAAACCGTCGTTGTCGTCGGAAAAGAGAGCGTCGGGAAATCGGAGCTCGTTGCCGGTCTCTCCGGCACGACGCCGACGACCGGAAGCTTCAGGGGAACGACCGTCGACGTCGAACAATACGAATCGGACGAATTCGTCTTCGTCGATACTCCCGGTATCCTGCTCAGGACGGACACTGAGACCACCCGAACGGCGATCAGGACCGTCGAGGACACCGAGACCGTGTTGCTCGTCGTTCGCGCGACGGACATCGACGACGATCTCGAGGACCTGCTGCCACTGGTACAGGGAAAGGTCGGTGCGGTCGCGGTGACGTTCTGGGACAAAGTCGAGAACCGGACCGAGGCACGCGAAAAACTCGACGCGCTCGCCGACGACCTCGGAGTCCCGGTCACCCCGGTGGACGCGCGGGACGTTACCCGCGTCGCGACCGACGGCGGTACTGGGGCGGTCGACGGAACCGACCGGGATCGACTCGTCGGTGCGCTTCGGAGCCCCGACGAGTTTCCAGGACGAGTTCACCGGCAGACGGGGATCCA is a window encoding:
- a CDS encoding 30S ribosomal protein S14; this translates as MTRDTPIDDGAERPNDGDDDRHVCWMTGREQGLVGKYDIWLCRQSFRELAPKMGFEKYE